In the genome of Paenibacillus sp. FSL R5-0766, one region contains:
- the cysE gene encoding serine O-acetyltransferase → MFKKIRADIQAVFENDPAARGWLEVVFTYSGLHAIWAHRMAHFLYKRRWFSVARFISQVSRFMTGIEIHPGATIGNRLFIDHGMGVVIGETCEIGDDVVIYQGVTLGGTGKEKGKRHPTIGNNVVISSGAKVLGSFSVGDQCNIGANSVVLKEVPSNSTVVGIPGRIVKQDGRRVDRLSQQLPDPVVDSLRSMQKELERLQKEVRTLQNARENETVRDT, encoded by the coding sequence ATGTTCAAGAAGATCAGAGCAGATATCCAGGCGGTGTTTGAAAACGATCCGGCGGCCCGAGGTTGGTTAGAGGTGGTATTCACCTACTCAGGGCTGCATGCGATATGGGCACACCGTATGGCTCATTTTTTATACAAGCGAAGATGGTTCTCGGTTGCCAGGTTCATTTCGCAGGTTAGCCGTTTTATGACAGGAATCGAGATACATCCTGGAGCTACGATCGGAAATCGATTGTTTATTGACCATGGAATGGGCGTCGTTATTGGAGAAACATGTGAGATTGGCGATGATGTCGTTATCTATCAGGGGGTTACCTTGGGCGGAACAGGGAAAGAAAAAGGGAAGAGACATCCAACCATTGGTAATAATGTGGTTATCTCATCCGGAGCGAAGGTGCTGGGTTCATTTAGCGTGGGGGATCAATGTAACATTGGTGCGAACTCCGTTGTGCTTAAGGAGGTCCCTTCCAATAGTACCGTGGTAGGTATACCGGGCAGAATTGTCAAACAGGATGGTCGACGGGTAGATCGCCTCAGTCAGCAATTGCCCGATCCGGTCGTTGACTCCCTGCGCAGTATGCAAAAAGAACTCGAACGATTGCAGAAAGAAGTACGTACACTGCAGAATGCCCGTGAAAATGAGACTGTGCGTGATACGTGA